The sequence below is a genomic window from bacterium 336/3.
GGGTTTTATCGTCAGATGTAAACATAATAAATGAGTTATGGTTTATAAATGTTCTTTGATTATTGCTAATACTTGATTGTTTAAACGCAACATACACAAAACATTCCAAAACGGAAAAAAATTCAAGATTTATTCAATTCTTGAGCCTGAATTTTTTGAGTAAGCAAAATAAAGGATTCAACTGAAAGCTGTTCTGCTCTTTTATCTAGTATTGATTCAGACTTAAATTCTTCAGTTTTAATAAATTCTTTCAGAGCATTTCTAAGCATTTTACGTCTTTGGTTGAAGCCAGCTTTGACCACTCTAAAAAATAATTTTTCATCACAATCCAATTTTTCTACAGAATTACGTTTTAATGTAATAACTCCAGACTTTACTTTGGGTGGTGGCAAAAAAACATGCTCATCTACTGTAAAATGGTAAGCAATATCGTAATAAGCTTGTAATAAAACACTTAGTATGCCATAATCCTTGTTACCTTCTTTAGAAGCTATTCGAACAGCTACCTCTTTTTGTAACATACAGACCACTTGGCTTACTTGGTTTTTATGTTGTAAGATTTTAAAGAAAATTTGAGAAGAAATATTGTAAGGGAAATTTCCAATGATGGCTAAATTATTTTTAAATTTTTTTCCTAAGTCATATTCTAAAAAGTCTCCTTCTATAATTCTTTGATTATCAGATAGTATTGGAAAATTCTTTTTTAAATATTCAACAGATTCTGTATCAATCTCAATTACATAACTATTTGTATATGAATCTAGTACAAATTTCGTCAGTACTCCAGTACCTGGTCCTATTTCGAGGACATCAGTATTAGAAGAGTCTATCTCAAGTAGTTTGGCTATGTTTTCTGCGATATTTAGGTCTTTTAAGAAATGCTGACCTAAGCTTTTTTTAGGTTTTACCATGTAAAGGATATGTAAAAAACGACAAATGAATAAAATTTTGTTGTGAAAAAAAAGTTTTTTTTTGTAATTTCGTAAAATTTTTATTAAAACCTTACAAGTAGTAAAAATCAAACATCACTAAATAAATCATAGTTAAAATTAAAGAAATTAAAATCATGGCAAAAAAAAACACTGATAAAAATAAGAAGTTGGTCGCTTTTTTCAAAGCGATAGCTCATCCAACTCGCATGAGCATTGTTCAACTACTGATGGAGCAAGAGCAACTTACAGTCAATACCATCTGTGAAAAGCTCGATTTAGAACAATCTCTTACATCTCACCATTTAGCAGGTATGAGAAAGAGTGGTTTGCTTACGAGCAAAAGAAATGGAAAGAATATTTATTATATGCTTGGTAGCCCAAAAATTAAAGATATTTTAGGTAGTATCAAAGAATTGTTATAGAAAATAAAGGCTATTTACTCAATAGCCTTTATTTTTATTTTTCAAATACCAAGAATTCTAAATACTTTATAAGAGGATTATAATCTTCTTTCTCAATTCTTATTTCTGTAAGAGAAGGAAGATGTTTGGCAAAGTGAACTTGAAGATGTGATGCTTCTAATATAGTACTGCTCAATGCAAAAGGATAAGGATGATTAGGGTGTAATTCCTTTATCATCTCTGCTATTTTTTTGCATAAAGATTTATAGCTTTTAAAAAAGCCTTCTTTATTTTCAGCATCTACTCCTTTGGTGTGATATGCTTTCGGAGATTCCATGACCACTATTCTGTGCAAAGCTTTTTTGTCTACACTACCTAGTGAACTTTCTACAAAAGATACTTCGCTAATAGTTTTGATAGCAATATTTATTTTCTTTCTTATATCTATGATATTATTGCTTTGATAATCAATCTGAAATTCAAGCCAATTCCAATACCAATTTACAAGATATACTAAAAAATTATGCTTATTCTCAAAATATCGATATATTGAGGCTTCCGTTGAATCTATTTTATCTGCTAACTTTTTAAATGTAAATGCTTCAAAACCCATTTCATCAATCAGTAAAATTCCAAAATTAATAATTTTACGCCCGAGAGCAGTTTGTTCAGGATCTCTCACATAGATTTTTTCGTTGATTGTCATTCGGATGGTAGCTGTCATGGCTTAAATGTTTTATTAAAGTATTTTTGTTGTAATTAAAGCTTGTAAAGCTATTAAAACTTTTCTAATCTCAAAATTGTTTTGAAAAAAACTAATTCTATAGAATCAAATTCATTCCTTGTTATGAAACCCGAAATAGAACATATCTTAAAAGACCATAAATTACGTAATACAGATTGTAGATATGATGTGTTAGATATTTTTCTTACACAAAAGTTTGCTCTTTCTCATGCTGATTTGGAGCATTCTTTAGCAAATAAATTTGATAGAGTTACTGTGTACAGAACGCTCAAAACCTTTTTGGAAAAAGGTATTATTCATAAAGTATTGAATGATGAGGGTACTCCTAAATATGCTATCTGTTCTTCACACTGTGAAGTTCATCAACACCACCATAATCATGTACACTTTAAGTGTGATACTTGTGGACATACTCAATGTCTTGATGACATAGCCATTCCAACTATTTCGTTACCCAATGGTTTTAAAGCCAAAGAGTTCAATTTATTGATTCAAGGTTTGTGCCAGACCTGCCAAGTAGCATTATAAACTTTTGATTAAGTGATTATATAAATGAGGATTTTTCTGTATTTGTATAGGAAAATTCTCATCAAGTGGTATGGTATGATAACGATTCCCTATATCATACAAATCTTTTCCTTCTGCAATAGTTTTTTCTATTCGTTCTATATCTACAAAGTGTTCATTATTAAACTCTTTGTGTGAATATGCTTTTAGTTTTTCAAGAACTTTTTCAATACCTCCAAGAAAACTAAAATGCCATCCTCCATTTTCAATAACATGAATTCCCTCCCCTTCTTTGTCTCTTAGTAATCTTGTTTTTTGGATAGTTTTGACTTTATTTTTTAAATACTGATAATCAATCATTACACTACCTCTCCAAAAGCCTTTTCCATTTTTTGTTCCTTGTGCTACTACTTTTTTAGAAGCATTTTCATCTATTTGATAATGAGCACATTGATAATTCAGATAATAACAGTAATATTCTTGTTCAAAAATTTTGATTCCATTAAGTTTTGAAGCTTCTTCCAATTTACTAAATCGAGGTATTTCATCAATATCTGATACAATAATTTGGTCTGTTGACTTACAATTTTTCAAAGCCTCAAGCATATATTCTCTTTGTCTGTTTTCATAATCCCATGTTTTGACTGGTCTTAGTTTTGTCCAGAATGTAGGGTATTTATCTACAACAATATGAATGATTTTATCCAAAAAAGGCTCAAATCGCTTTTTATTTTCTTGAAAATAAAGAGGTTTAGGTTGTTTCTGAAAAGTTCGGGTAGCCTCTACCAATACAAATTTGTCTACAATTTTATGGAGTTCGTTTAGTCTTATTTCTAATAAATCCAGTTCATTGAAGAATGTAAAACAATCAAATATCATGATGAGATATACTTAAATATTTAGATGAGTTTAGTTTCTGAATGATGTTTATCCTCAGTTTTAATAATTTCAGAACTTCTATACAATTTACTATAAATACTGTTGGGTAGGCTTAGAAGTTCTTGGTGTGTTCCTCTTTCTACAATATTTCCCTGATTAACCACAAGTATTTCATCAGCATTTTGTATGGTTGTAAGTCTGTGGGCTATCACCAAAGAGGTTCTATTTTTTAACAACTGATTTAAAGACTCTTGTACCAATTTTTCAGATTCATTGTCTAAAGCAGAAGTTGCTTCATCCAAAATCAAAATTTCAGGGTTTTTGAGTACAGCTCTTGCAATACTAACACGTTGTCTTTGTCCTCCCGAAAGTTGGGAACCTCTTTCACCAATAACAGTATTGTACTGTTCAGGCAATTGCATGATAAAATTGTGTGCATTGGCTATTTTGGCAGCTTGTACAACCTCCTCCATCGAAGCCTCTGTTCCAAAAGTGAT
It includes:
- a CDS encoding 16S rRNA methyltransferase is translated as MVKPKKSLGQHFLKDLNIAENIAKLLEIDSSNTDVLEIGPGTGVLTKFVLDSYTNSYVIEIDTESVEYLKKNFPILSDNQRIIEGDFLEYDLGKKFKNNLAIIGNFPYNISSQIFFKILQHKNQVSQVVCMLQKEVAVRIASKEGNKDYGILSVLLQAYYDIAYHFTVDEHVFLPPPKVKSGVITLKRNSVEKLDCDEKLFFRVVKAGFNQRRKMLRNALKEFIKTEEFKSESILDKRAEQLSVESFILLTQKIQAQELNKS
- a CDS encoding Fur family transcriptional regulator, producing the protein MKPEIEHILKDHKLRNTDCRYDVLDIFLTQKFALSHADLEHSLANKFDRVTVYRTLKTFLEKGIIHKVLNDEGTPKYAICSSHCEVHQHHHNHVHFKCDTCGHTQCLDDIAIPTISLPNGFKAKEFNLLIQGLCQTCQVAL
- a CDS encoding TetR family transcriptional regulator; its protein translation is MTATIRMTINEKIYVRDPEQTALGRKIINFGILLIDEMGFEAFTFKKLADKIDSTEASIYRYFENKHNFLVYLVNWYWNWLEFQIDYQSNNIIDIRKKINIAIKTISEVSFVESSLGSVDKKALHRIVVMESPKAYHTKGVDAENKEGFFKSYKSLCKKIAEMIKELHPNHPYPFALSSTILEASHLQVHFAKHLPSLTEIRIEKEDYNPLIKYLEFLVFEK